GTGGCGGAGAAGGCGCAAGCGAAGAAGCTGACAATGGGCGTCATGCTCCAGTGGCGGGGCCACCCCATCTGCCAGGAGGTCCGCAACGCCAACCTCGGCGGCGCGCTCGGCCGCATTATGACCGTCGAATCGCGCATCGTCACCTCCCAGGTGCGATACCGCGACCCCAAGCACTGGCTCTTCAACAAGGCCCATGCCGGCAGCGGCATCCTCTCGTGGCTGGCGTGCCACCATATCGACACCCTCTGCTACCTGATGGGCGACCGCGTGGCAGAGGTCTCGGCGATGGTGGGACAGCAGAACGTCGAGTCGATAGACGTGGAGGACACCGCCTTCCTGTCGCTGCGCTTCGCCTCCGGCGCAATGGGGACTGTGCACGCCGGGTACCACCTGGTCGGCAGCAAGGCGGGCTACTCGGGCGCGGCGTACGACACCTTCCTCGCCCTCCGAGGAACAGACGGCTACGTGCGCATGCCGCTGTCCGACGAAAAGGCGTACATGCTGTCCAGCATCGCCCCCGGCTGGGCCGCCGGCGGCAAGAGGGAGCGCAGCTTCACCTTCCCGGACTCTCCCGCATACGGCGGGGTAGCCGGGGAGGACTTCGTGATGGACTTCCTGAACGCCGCGCGCGAAGGCCGCCCCGCGCTCGCGCCAATTGAGGGGATGGTCCACGTGCTGGAGGTGATCGACGCCGCCCTTGAGTCGTCCAAGACGGGCAGGGTGGTGACGATCGGGGCGGGGCCGAGGTAGGGAGGGGAGGGGGCGGAATTATGAATTATGAAGGATGAATTATGAAGTTGGGCGGGTGCGGACTTGATTGATTCTGACCTGGCGTTTGCTTCGGCGGTTGAGATCAGGAGCTTGATCGCGGCCAGGCAGGTTTCGCCGGTCGAGGTCACGCGGGTGTACCTTGAGCGCATCGAGCGGGTGAACCCGAAACTGAACGCCTACCTGACCGTCGTGCCGGAGCAGGCCATGGAGTCGGCGCGGGCCGCCGAGCGGGCGGTGATGGCCGGCGCGGCGCTCGGGCCGCTGCACGGCGTGCCGGTCTCCATCAAGGACCTGGAAGCCACGAAAGGGATTCGCTCCACGAGCGGCTCGCTGGCGCTGCGGGACAGGGTGCCGGAAGAGGACGGCATCGTTTCCGAGCGCGTGCGCCGGGCCGGCGCGGTTATCCTGGGCAAGACGAATACCTCCGAATTCGGTTTCCTCGCGCAAACTGAAAACAGGCTGGGTGGGTCGGGCCGTAACCCGTGGGACCTCTCCTGCACCTGCGGCGGGTCCAGCGGAGGCGCGGGCGCGGCCGTCGCCGCCGGCCTGTGCGCGCTGGCGACAGGCAGCGACGGCGGGGGCTCGATCCGCGTCCCCTCAAGCTACTGCGGCGTGTACGGCATCAAGCCGACTTTCGGGCGCGTCCCCTCCGCGGGTAGCTCACGCGGCAGGCAGTCGGCGAGCATGTTTGGGCAGGCTGGGCCGTTGACGCGTAGTGTGCGGGACGCGGCGCTGCTCCTGCAGGTGATGGCGGGGTACGACGCCCGT
The SAR202 cluster bacterium DNA segment above includes these coding regions:
- a CDS encoding Gfo/Idh/MocA family oxidoreductase yields the protein MVNGNSRPFTVGFISSPHPHARLHVKTLDVLPQVEAVHVCGLEGEDVEGLRAQAPGKVKSTGCDLAEILAMDEIDALIVCVRNDLSPAVLEAAVEAGKPVLFEKPGALTAPALQAVAEKAQAKKLTMGVMLQWRGHPICQEVRNANLGGALGRIMTVESRIVTSQVRYRDPKHWLFNKAHAGSGILSWLACHHIDTLCYLMGDRVAEVSAMVGQQNVESIDVEDTAFLSLRFASGAMGTVHAGYHLVGSKAGYSGAAYDTFLALRGTDGYVRMPLSDEKAYMLSSIAPGWAAGGKRERSFTFPDSPAYGGVAGEDFVMDFLNAAREGRPALAPIEGMVHVLEVIDAALESSKTGRVVTIGAGPR
- a CDS encoding amidase: MDSDLAFASAVEIRSLIAARQVSPVEVTRVYLERIERVNPKLNAYLTVVPEQAMESARAAERAVMAGAALGPLHGVPVSIKDLEATKGIRSTSGSLALRDRVPEEDGIVSERVRRAGAVILGKTNTSEFGFLAQTENRLGGSGRNPWDLSCTCGGSSGGAGAAVAAGLCALATGSDGGGSIRVPSSYCGVYGIKPTFGRVPSAGSSRGRQSASMFGQAGPLTRSVRDAALLLQVMAGYDARDPAALRDAPEDYLAACGRGAQGLRVAWSPDFGHAAVDPGVLALARNAALSFESMGCSVEEVDLALEPTFDHFWKIMLSNAYANLEKLVEARGELLAPYTREFMALGARVTGAEYARALGVVERLRARFADLFEKYDLLLTPTTATTAFPLGKPPSEIGGREVDLFWGFTPFTFPVNMVGAPAASIPCGTAPDGLPVGLHIVGRPGAEATVLAASAAYEALRPWRRGVEVT